One genomic region from Haloarcula sp. DT43 encodes:
- a CDS encoding NRDE family protein: MCTIVLAWQVFDGTPVAVAANRDEQLDRPSQPPRQRHWGSRVVAPADEEADGTWIGYNEHGLLAAVTNRWVDADLAGERSRGLLVRDVLGHETAESAARAVERATREAEYAGFNLLLADETAAVLLEWDGQLAVRNFQPGVHVVVNVGADGDYRIPARRPDAGEEQANNAARLHEAMAPEPGESADEWLDRASEAISDHEYGVCVHGDGFGTRSSSLITLGTDTTYRYADGPPCRTPYRPVEGQI, from the coding sequence GTGTGTACAATCGTCCTCGCGTGGCAGGTCTTCGACGGCACGCCGGTCGCGGTCGCGGCGAACCGCGACGAGCAACTCGACAGGCCGTCACAGCCGCCGCGACAGCGCCACTGGGGGAGTCGCGTCGTCGCGCCCGCCGACGAAGAAGCCGACGGAACGTGGATAGGGTACAACGAGCACGGCCTGCTGGCGGCGGTGACCAACCGCTGGGTCGACGCTGACCTGGCCGGCGAGCGCTCGCGCGGCCTGCTCGTCCGCGACGTGCTGGGCCACGAAACGGCCGAATCGGCCGCCCGCGCCGTCGAGCGAGCGACCAGGGAAGCCGAGTACGCCGGCTTCAACCTCCTGCTGGCCGACGAGACCGCCGCCGTCCTGCTAGAGTGGGACGGGCAACTGGCGGTCCGGAACTTCCAGCCTGGCGTCCACGTCGTCGTCAACGTCGGTGCGGACGGCGACTACCGGATTCCCGCTCGCCGGCCCGACGCTGGCGAGGAGCAGGCGAACAACGCGGCCCGGCTACACGAAGCCATGGCTCCGGAACCGGGCGAGTCCGCCGACGAGTGGCTCGACCGCGCGAGCGAGGCCATCAGCGACCACGAGTACGGCGTCTGCGTCCACGGTGACGGCTTCGGCACGCGGTCGTCGTCGCTCATCACACTGGGAACCGACACGACGTATCGGTACGCGGACGGGCCGCCCTGCCGGACGCCCTACCGCCCGGTCGAAGGTCAGATTTAA
- a CDS encoding UPF0058 family protein, with protein MHKDELLELHEQMVTIMEYFRDDMDSVDPDLFDTYQELDVRPSDVHKSKSEHKHAVFVLGNSLATAMSEDEFSDAGRVSKRMKELAEDAERKL; from the coding sequence ATGCACAAAGACGAGCTTCTCGAGCTACACGAGCAGATGGTGACGATTATGGAGTACTTCCGCGACGACATGGACTCGGTCGACCCCGACCTGTTCGACACCTACCAGGAACTCGACGTGCGCCCCTCCGACGTGCACAAGTCGAAGAGCGAGCACAAACACGCCGTCTTCGTGCTCGGGAACTCCCTGGCGACGGCGATGAGCGAAGACGAGTTCTCCGATGCAGGCCGGGTCAGCAAGCGGATGAAGGAGCTGGCCGAGGACGCCGAGCGGAAACTGTAG
- the menD gene encoding 2-succinyl-5-enolpyruvyl-6-hydroxy-3-cyclohexene-1-carboxylic-acid synthase, which yields MTAPNVNTLWAETLVEELVAGGVDAACLSPGSRSTPLTVAFAEHPDIEVFSHLDERSAAFFALGRARRTGEPTPLVCTSGTAAANYHPAVVEANQSGVPLVLLTADRPPELIDSGANQTVDQEKLYGDAVRWYRDMPEPEAEPRKVRMLRTTAARALAESTGADPGPVHLNCRFRKPLEPTPTPEDAPAGVPDDWAGGDDAAEAGRDGPFVSTSEGVAEPDERTVRRVRESLRAAKRGLIVAGPADRGLSADSLARLASATGFPVFADPLSDLRFGPHVDRLDVPVCGGYDGYLGSDGVEEWGDPDVVVRFGASPTSKPLRHYLRDADCRQFVVDPSGGWPEAEFTATDLLVADPDATADALAAAPLGSVSESWRERFARAERVHWEAVDDTVAETYWEGGVLADVAALAPDPATLFVSNSMPVRDVDRFGRPRDADLTVLGNRGASGIDGITSTALGAGSATADPLVLVTGDLAYYHDMNGLLALGRCGVDATVVLINNDGGGIFHMLPIEDHPTFEDQFRTPHGLDFEPTEALYALDFERVADRREFRERFAESVRADGTQVIEVQFDAGDSHAVRDRLAQQVADALGGD from the coding sequence ATGACGGCTCCGAACGTCAACACGCTGTGGGCCGAGACGCTCGTCGAGGAGCTCGTCGCCGGCGGCGTCGACGCGGCGTGTCTCTCGCCCGGCAGTCGCTCGACGCCGCTGACGGTCGCGTTCGCCGAGCATCCCGACATCGAAGTGTTCTCCCACCTCGACGAGCGGTCGGCGGCCTTCTTCGCGCTGGGACGCGCTCGACGAACCGGCGAGCCGACGCCGCTGGTCTGTACCTCCGGGACCGCCGCGGCGAACTACCACCCGGCGGTCGTCGAAGCGAACCAGTCGGGCGTCCCACTCGTGCTCCTGACGGCGGACCGCCCGCCTGAACTCATCGACAGCGGCGCGAATCAGACCGTCGACCAGGAGAAGCTGTACGGCGACGCCGTCCGGTGGTATCGGGACATGCCCGAACCCGAGGCCGAGCCACGCAAGGTGCGGATGCTCCGAACCACGGCGGCCCGCGCGCTGGCGGAGAGCACCGGAGCCGACCCGGGCCCGGTCCACCTGAACTGTCGGTTCCGGAAGCCGCTGGAGCCGACACCGACGCCCGAGGACGCCCCGGCCGGCGTTCCCGACGACTGGGCGGGCGGCGACGACGCGGCCGAAGCCGGCCGCGACGGCCCGTTCGTCTCGACCAGCGAGGGCGTCGCCGAACCGGACGAGCGGACAGTGCGCCGGGTTCGGGAGTCGCTCCGGGCCGCCAAGCGGGGCCTCATCGTCGCCGGGCCGGCCGACCGGGGGCTCAGCGCCGACTCGCTGGCGCGGCTGGCGTCCGCGACCGGCTTCCCCGTCTTCGCGGACCCGCTGTCGGACCTGCGGTTCGGCCCCCACGTCGACCGCCTCGACGTGCCGGTCTGTGGCGGCTACGACGGCTACCTCGGCAGCGACGGCGTCGAGGAGTGGGGCGACCCCGACGTGGTCGTCCGCTTCGGCGCGTCACCGACCTCGAAGCCGCTGCGGCACTACCTCCGGGACGCCGACTGCCGGCAGTTCGTCGTCGACCCGAGCGGCGGCTGGCCGGAGGCGGAGTTCACCGCGACAGACCTGCTCGTCGCCGACCCGGACGCCACCGCGGACGCGCTCGCGGCGGCACCGCTGGGTAGCGTTTCGGAGTCGTGGCGCGAGCGGTTCGCCAGGGCGGAACGGGTCCACTGGGAGGCCGTCGACGATACTGTCGCCGAAACCTACTGGGAGGGCGGCGTCCTCGCGGACGTGGCGGCGCTGGCCCCGGACCCGGCCACGCTGTTTGTCTCGAACAGCATGCCAGTCCGCGACGTGGACCGCTTCGGCCGACCCCGCGACGCCGACCTGACCGTGCTCGGAAACCGCGGGGCCAGCGGCATCGACGGCATCACGTCGACAGCACTCGGAGCCGGGAGCGCGACGGCGGACCCGCTCGTGCTCGTCACCGGCGACCTGGCCTATTACCACGACATGAACGGCCTGCTCGCGCTCGGTCGCTGTGGCGTGGACGCGACGGTCGTCCTGATAAACAACGACGGCGGCGGCATCTTCCACATGCTTCCCATCGAGGACCACCCCACCTTCGAGGACCAGTTCCGGACGCCACATGGGCTGGATTTCGAGCCGACGGAGGCGCTCTACGCGCTGGATTTCGAACGCGTTGCCGACCGTCGGGAGTTCCGCGAGCGGTTCGCCGAGTCGGTCCGGGCCGACGGCACGCAGGTCATCGAGGTCCAGTTCGACGCCGGCGACAGCCACGCGGTCAGGGACCGCCTCGCCCAGCAGGTCGCCGACGCCCTCGGGGGCGACTGA
- a CDS encoding J domain-containing protein, translating to MSETFYEVLGVSTDASTAAIEAAYRERLKETHPDVSDAADAGEATQRLIRARDVLTDEDKRARYDRLGHDAYVAGGSDAAEGSSDAAEAARRAGYDGATSTTDRTANTTSRTHTRDRTRRERAARDRVAEDGRSGADAAADSDRRSGTTTETASAAEPGAAWSSGATGGFSDRSDGAGTWSSSSAYAVRQTDTLSGGSLLQVPSGRELTLFAITFALYPVLLFSALLPAFPLWVNVTIGVCTLCMVGYLQSEPSIAIMVFGTWSLATTAVLVALNVSAFSLVGALALSGTWLPFGLSLLTAFVLRL from the coding sequence ATGAGCGAGACGTTCTACGAGGTGTTGGGCGTTTCGACCGACGCGTCGACGGCGGCCATCGAAGCGGCCTACCGGGAGCGCCTGAAGGAGACCCATCCCGACGTGAGCGACGCGGCCGACGCCGGCGAGGCCACACAGCGGCTCATCCGGGCCCGAGACGTGCTCACCGACGAGGACAAGCGGGCGCGGTACGACCGGCTGGGCCACGACGCCTACGTCGCGGGCGGGAGCGACGCGGCCGAGGGCAGCAGTGACGCGGCCGAAGCGGCGCGGCGCGCGGGCTACGACGGGGCTACGTCGACGACCGACCGGACCGCGAACACGACGTCGCGGACGCACACCCGGGACCGGACGCGACGCGAACGAGCCGCCAGGGACCGCGTCGCCGAGGACGGGCGCTCGGGTGCCGATGCGGCCGCGGACAGCGACCGGAGGTCCGGGACGACCACGGAGACCGCCAGCGCGGCGGAGCCGGGGGCTGCCTGGAGTTCCGGCGCGACAGGGGGATTCAGCGACCGTTCCGACGGCGCTGGCACCTGGAGTTCGTCGTCGGCCTACGCCGTCCGCCAGACGGATACCCTCTCCGGCGGGTCGTTGCTGCAGGTGCCGAGCGGCCGCGAGCTGACGCTGTTTGCCATCACTTTCGCCCTCTACCCAGTGTTGCTGTTCAGCGCCCTGCTCCCGGCGTTCCCGCTGTGGGTCAACGTGACCATCGGCGTCTGTACCCTGTGCATGGTCGGGTACCTCCAGTCCGAACCCTCGATTGCGATTATGGTGTTCGGGACATGGAGCCTGGCGACGACGGCGGTCCTGGTCGCGCTGAACGTCAGCGCGTTCTCGCTGGTCGGGGCGCTGGCGCTGTCGGGGACGTGGCTCCCGTTCGGGCTGTCGCTGCTGACCGCATTCGTGTTGCGGCTCTGA
- a CDS encoding class I adenylate-forming enzyme family protein: MRDPVEWPTRDLVTHRASATPDRTATVAAGGDEATYRELDAAVDAVAADLDRRTDGTDPTVAALLPTRPEVGTLLFAAMRLGAAFAPLNVELDAATLRAQCGTVEADLLVCEPATRELAAEAATCPVVSVEELPARPDGAGADREPDVTPAPLSRTDTQLVVFTSGTTSEPKGVRLTVGNLVASAVASSYRLGVLPTDRWLVCLPTYHMGGLAPFVRSALYGTTVVVQRSFDADATRRAIAEHGATGVSLVPTMLSRLLDAGWEPPSALRFVLLGGGPASETLVDRCRERGVPVCPTYGMTETASQIATARPETAFEHAGTVGQPLAFTDVTVVSDGQPCNRGERGEIVVDGPTVTPGYLGGDGVAFGEFGFRTGDLGYRDDDGRIWVEGRVDDRIVTGGENVDAGTVAAAVRDHPAVEDAAVVGLPDEEWGQRVAALVVGDVTPAAVREHCSGQLAAYEVPKTVRVADALPRTPSGTVDREAVRARLSAGDTGTERPE; encoded by the coding sequence ATGCGTGACCCCGTCGAGTGGCCGACGCGGGACCTCGTGACCCACCGGGCGAGCGCCACGCCCGACCGGACGGCGACGGTCGCGGCGGGCGGGGACGAAGCGACGTACCGCGAACTCGACGCCGCCGTCGACGCGGTGGCCGCCGACCTCGACCGGCGAACCGACGGCACGGACCCGACCGTCGCGGCGCTCCTGCCGACGCGACCCGAAGTCGGGACGCTCCTGTTCGCGGCGATGCGGCTGGGAGCGGCGTTCGCGCCGCTGAACGTCGAACTCGACGCGGCGACGCTCCGGGCGCAGTGTGGGACGGTCGAGGCGGACCTGCTGGTCTGTGAGCCGGCGACGCGCGAACTGGCCGCGGAGGCGGCGACGTGTCCGGTCGTCTCGGTGGAGGAGCTGCCCGCTCGGCCGGACGGAGCGGGTGCCGACCGAGAGCCCGACGTGACGCCAGCGCCCCTCTCCCGAACGGACACCCAGCTCGTCGTCTTCACCTCGGGGACCACGAGCGAGCCGAAGGGCGTCCGGCTGACCGTCGGCAACCTCGTCGCCAGCGCCGTCGCGTCCTCGTACCGGCTGGGCGTCCTGCCGACGGACCGCTGGCTGGTCTGCCTGCCGACCTACCACATGGGCGGGCTGGCCCCGTTCGTCCGGAGCGCGCTGTACGGCACGACGGTCGTCGTCCAGCGGTCGTTCGACGCCGACGCGACCCGGCGGGCCATCGCGGAGCACGGGGCGACGGGCGTCTCGCTGGTGCCGACGATGCTCTCGCGGCTGCTGGACGCCGGCTGGGAGCCACCGTCCGCGCTCCGGTTCGTCCTGCTCGGCGGCGGGCCGGCGAGCGAGACGCTCGTCGACCGCTGTCGGGAGCGGGGCGTGCCGGTCTGTCCCACCTACGGAATGACCGAGACGGCGTCCCAGATAGCGACGGCCCGGCCAGAGACGGCCTTCGAGCACGCCGGCACCGTCGGCCAGCCGCTCGCGTTCACTGACGTGACGGTCGTTTCGGACGGACAGCCCTGCAACCGCGGCGAACGCGGCGAGATAGTCGTCGACGGGCCGACGGTGACGCCGGGCTATCTGGGCGGCGACGGCGTGGCGTTCGGCGAATTCGGCTTCCGGACCGGCGACCTCGGCTACCGCGACGACGACGGCCGCATCTGGGTCGAGGGCCGCGTCGACGACCGCATCGTCACCGGCGGGGAGAACGTCGACGCGGGTACGGTCGCCGCGGCGGTTCGGGACCACCCTGCCGTCGAGGACGCGGCCGTGGTGGGCCTGCCGGACGAGGAGTGGGGCCAGCGGGTCGCCGCACTGGTCGTCGGGGACGTGACCCCCGCGGCCGTCCGCGAGCACTGTAGCGGGCAGCTCGCGGCCTACGAGGTCCCGAAGACGGTCCGGGTCGCCGACGCGCTCCCGCGGACGCCGTCGGGCACCGTCGACCGCGAGGCCGTCCGAGCGCGGCTCTCAGCGGGCGACACCGGCACCGAGCGGCCCGAGTGA
- a CDS encoding cryptochrome/photolyase family protein — translation MRLHWHRRDLRAADNAGLAEATPSDPVVPVFVFDRAVLDHAGPPRVAFMLDALDSLREWYRDRGSDLVVAEGDPTAVLPALAAEYGAERVTWGKDYSGLARERDAAVRQALDDVDVAREAVQNAVLHEPGEITTNDGDPYSVFTYFGRKWHDREKAAPYEPPSADALAAVDGAPLPTLVDLGFEEPEADVPPAGTEEARGLLDAFLDGNVYEYEKRRDFPADECTSRLSPHLKFGTIGIREVYDRTEDAKAGTGGDRRESVREFQSQLAWREFYTQVLFAHPNVVSSNYKSYEHPLEWENDEDLLQAWKDGETGYPIVDAGMRQLREEAYMHNRVRMIVASFLTKDLLVDWRHGYEWFREKLVDHDTANDNGGWQWAASTGTDAQPYFRIFNPMTQGEDYDPDAEYIKEYVPELRDAGPEIIHDWHEASLTQRRSAAPDYPDPVVDHSERREQALAMFERARGDD, via the coding sequence ATGCGCCTGCACTGGCATCGCCGTGACCTCAGGGCGGCGGACAACGCCGGCCTCGCCGAAGCGACCCCGTCAGACCCCGTCGTTCCGGTGTTCGTCTTCGACAGGGCCGTCCTCGACCACGCCGGCCCGCCGCGGGTCGCGTTCATGCTCGACGCGCTCGACAGCCTGCGGGAGTGGTACCGCGACCGCGGCAGCGACCTCGTCGTCGCCGAGGGCGACCCCACTGCCGTCCTCCCGGCCCTCGCCGCCGAGTACGGCGCGGAGCGGGTCACCTGGGGGAAAGACTACTCCGGGCTCGCCCGCGAACGCGACGCCGCCGTCCGGCAGGCACTCGACGACGTCGACGTGGCCCGCGAGGCCGTCCAGAACGCCGTGTTGCACGAGCCCGGCGAGATAACGACGAACGACGGCGACCCCTACAGCGTCTTCACCTACTTCGGCCGGAAGTGGCACGACCGCGAGAAGGCGGCCCCCTACGAACCGCCGTCGGCCGACGCGCTGGCCGCCGTCGACGGCGCCCCGCTCCCGACGCTCGTCGACCTCGGTTTCGAGGAGCCGGAAGCGGACGTGCCCCCAGCAGGGACCGAAGAAGCGCGGGGGCTGCTGGATGCGTTCCTCGACGGGAACGTCTACGAGTACGAAAAGCGGCGGGACTTCCCGGCCGACGAGTGCACGTCCCGACTCTCGCCACATCTGAAGTTCGGCACCATCGGCATCAGGGAGGTGTACGACCGCACCGAGGACGCCAAGGCAGGGACCGGCGGCGACCGCCGCGAGTCAGTACGGGAGTTCCAGTCCCAGCTGGCCTGGCGGGAGTTCTACACGCAGGTGCTGTTTGCCCACCCGAACGTCGTCAGTTCGAACTACAAGTCCTACGAGCACCCCCTCGAGTGGGAGAACGACGAAGACCTCCTGCAGGCCTGGAAGGACGGCGAGACCGGCTATCCAATCGTCGACGCCGGGATGCGCCAGCTCCGGGAAGAAGCGTACATGCACAACCGCGTCCGGATGATAGTCGCCTCCTTCCTCACGAAGGACCTGCTCGTCGACTGGCGACACGGCTACGAGTGGTTCCGGGAGAAACTGGTCGACCACGACACGGCCAACGACAACGGCGGCTGGCAGTGGGCCGCCTCCACCGGGACCGACGCCCAGCCGTACTTCCGCATCTTCAACCCGATGACCCAGGGCGAGGACTACGACCCAGACGCCGAGTACATCAAGGAGTACGTGCCCGAACTGCGGGACGCCGGCCCGGAGATTATCCACGACTGGCACGAGGCGTCGCTCACCCAGCGGCGGTCGGCCGCGCCCGACTACCCCGACCCCGTCGTCGACCACAGCGAGCGCCGCGAACAGGCCCTGGCGATGTTCGAGCGGGCACGGGGCGACGACTAA
- a CDS encoding helix-turn-helix transcriptional regulator — MSSAASEADLSEGERAGLELIRESGGIHQSDFWKELDVSSRKGSRIVESLFEKDLIQREETVYEGHNTYYLTPAARDLDFSLLMAGDQLSPFIGDEEVDPHDDTFSQWVMTLAYED; from the coding sequence ATGAGTTCAGCAGCGTCGGAGGCGGACCTTTCTGAGGGCGAGCGGGCCGGGCTCGAACTGATTCGGGAGTCCGGCGGCATCCACCAGAGCGACTTCTGGAAGGAACTCGACGTCTCCTCGCGGAAGGGGAGTCGCATCGTCGAGTCCCTGTTCGAGAAGGACCTCATCCAGCGCGAGGAGACGGTCTACGAGGGCCACAACACCTACTATCTGACCCCCGCGGCCCGCGACCTCGACTTCTCGCTCCTGATGGCCGGCGACCAGCTCTCACCGTTCATCGGTGACGAGGAGGTTGACCCCCACGACGACACCTTCTCGCAGTGGGTCATGACGCTGGCCTACGAGGACTGA
- a CDS encoding enoyl-CoA hydratase/isomerase family protein, with the protein MLVWQAVTDTTVISPPGERTRMDDTTVTASTDGAVATVTLNRPDARNALSKATAEALTDRFESVADGDARCVVLEGAGPAFCAGGDINAMLEGVDGDQPPAERVEQVVSSLHEAIRTVHSCPLPVVAEIDGPAFGAGAGLALACDLQVASTDAQIGFGFRRVGLASDSGVSYFLPRIVGPNKAKELLFTGELLDAEAAHELGLFTQVFDAESFDSAASALVEDIASGPTVALGHAKRLVDRSLDSSLEQALENEATAQGLVFTTDDHEEGATAFVENREPEFRGQ; encoded by the coding sequence ATGTTGGTCTGGCAGGCGGTGACGGACACCACTGTTATCTCTCCGCCGGGCGAGCGTACGCGCATGGACGACACGACCGTGACGGCGTCGACGGACGGGGCCGTAGCCACAGTGACGCTGAACCGACCGGACGCGAGAAACGCCCTCTCGAAGGCGACCGCCGAGGCGCTCACCGACCGGTTCGAGTCGGTGGCCGACGGCGACGCCCGGTGTGTCGTACTCGAAGGTGCGGGCCCCGCGTTCTGTGCCGGCGGCGACATCAACGCGATGCTGGAAGGGGTCGACGGCGACCAGCCGCCGGCCGAGCGGGTCGAACAGGTGGTCTCGTCGCTCCACGAGGCCATCCGGACCGTCCACAGCTGTCCGCTCCCGGTCGTCGCCGAGATAGACGGCCCCGCTTTCGGCGCGGGAGCGGGGCTCGCGCTGGCCTGTGACCTGCAGGTCGCAAGCACCGACGCCCAGATAGGCTTTGGCTTCCGCCGGGTCGGCCTGGCGAGTGACTCCGGGGTCTCGTACTTCCTCCCCCGAATCGTCGGCCCGAACAAGGCCAAGGAGCTCCTGTTTACCGGCGAGTTACTGGACGCCGAGGCCGCCCACGAACTCGGGCTGTTCACGCAGGTGTTCGACGCAGAGTCGTTCGACTCGGCGGCTTCGGCGCTCGTCGAGGACATCGCGTCGGGGCCGACGGTCGCACTCGGTCACGCGAAGCGACTGGTCGACCGGAGTCTGGACAGCTCCCTGGAGCAGGCGCTGGAGAACGAGGCCACCGCGCAGGGCCTCGTCTTCACGACCGACGACCACGAGGAGGGCGCGACCGCCTTCGTCGAGAACCGCGAGCCGGAGTTCCGGGGCCAGTAG
- a CDS encoding 1,4-dihydroxy-2-naphthoyl-CoA synthase produces MVSELFDPDRWTAVDRFDFTDITYHRSTETGAVRIAFDRPEKRNAFRPETVDELATALDHAKRQTDVGCVLLTGNGPSSKDGGWAFCAGGDQSIRGESGYEYSESPRDSDTASGEQSDPRETSDGGDDAPENVGRLHILEVQRQIRHIPKPVVAVVPGWAVGGGHSLHVVCDLTLASEEHAKFLQTDPDVGSFDGGFGSAYLARQVGQKKAREVFFLGKTYSGEEAADMGMVNEVVAHEALEDTAIEWAERMNEKSPTAMRMLKYAFNLDSDGMVGQQVFAGEATRLAYMTDEAQEGRDAFNEGRDPDFDDVPWHY; encoded by the coding sequence ATGGTCTCTGAGCTATTCGACCCGGACCGCTGGACCGCCGTCGACCGGTTCGACTTCACCGACATCACCTACCACCGCTCGACGGAGACGGGCGCGGTCCGCATCGCCTTCGACCGGCCCGAGAAGCGCAACGCCTTCCGCCCGGAGACGGTCGACGAACTCGCGACGGCGCTGGACCACGCAAAGCGCCAGACCGACGTGGGCTGTGTCCTCCTGACCGGCAACGGCCCATCGTCGAAGGACGGCGGCTGGGCCTTCTGCGCCGGCGGGGACCAGAGCATTCGGGGCGAGTCAGGCTACGAGTACAGCGAGTCGCCACGCGACTCGGACACAGCGAGCGGGGAGCAAAGCGACCCGCGGGAGACGAGCGACGGGGGCGACGACGCCCCCGAGAACGTGGGCCGGCTCCACATCCTCGAAGTCCAGCGCCAGATACGCCACATCCCCAAGCCCGTCGTCGCCGTCGTCCCCGGCTGGGCTGTCGGTGGCGGCCACTCCCTGCACGTCGTCTGTGACCTCACGCTCGCCAGCGAGGAGCACGCGAAGTTCCTCCAGACGGACCCAGACGTGGGCAGTTTCGACGGCGGCTTCGGCTCGGCGTACCTCGCCCGGCAAGTCGGCCAGAAGAAGGCCCGAGAGGTGTTCTTCCTCGGCAAGACCTACAGCGGCGAGGAGGCCGCCGACATGGGGATGGTCAACGAGGTCGTGGCCCACGAGGCCCTCGAAGACACCGCTATCGAGTGGGCCGAGCGGATGAACGAGAAGTCGCCGACGGCGATGCGGATGCTGAAGTACGCCTTCAATCTCGACTCGGACGGCATGGTCGGTCAGCAGGTGTTCGCCGGCGAGGCGACCCGCCTGGCCTACATGACCGACGAGGCCCAGGAGGGCCGGGACGCCTTCAACGAGGGCCGCGACCCGGACTTCGACGACGTCCCGTGGCACTACTGA
- a CDS encoding isochorismate synthase, whose product MEPLRGDETTVGETTVVARGCRLDDAPVRAVLETDARPRFFWAAGTESIAARGSAATVTADGQSRFDDVQAAVAALFEDCSIPEGLPSAARPRAFGGFAFHNGSHEGDNSPWGGFPSAAFFLPEVQVTARADDAWLTTAATGPEAAAEAERLLAEWRDRLATLSEREPGVPPGISRRERTPTQAGWREQVSAALSSVDCGDLQKVVLAQSLKVALEADLSVPDVMARLSRTYPDCYRFMLSPEAGGTFFGATPERLVSVRGRTVRTEALAGSTGRGDTPAEDEWLAAELLDSEKDRHEQKLVADAIRDQLEPFASTVRIGDRTIRRLATVQHLRTSITAELDDDEHVLSLVEALHPTPAVGGLPPDAALRTIRETEAFDRGWYAAPIGWVDAAGNGTFAVGIRSAVATEREATLFAGAGIVADSDPDREWDEVQLKYRPILDELE is encoded by the coding sequence ATGGAACCACTGCGTGGTGACGAGACGACGGTTGGTGAGACAACGGTCGTCGCACGCGGGTGTCGCCTCGACGACGCACCGGTGCGGGCGGTACTGGAAACGGACGCTCGCCCCCGGTTCTTCTGGGCGGCCGGTACCGAGTCAATCGCGGCCCGCGGGAGCGCGGCGACCGTGACCGCCGACGGGCAGTCGCGGTTCGACGACGTTCAGGCGGCGGTCGCGGCGCTGTTCGAGGACTGTTCGATCCCCGAAGGGCTCCCGAGCGCCGCCCGACCGCGGGCGTTCGGCGGGTTCGCCTTCCACAACGGGAGCCACGAGGGGGACAACTCCCCCTGGGGCGGGTTCCCCAGTGCGGCGTTTTTCCTCCCCGAGGTGCAGGTGACCGCGAGGGCCGACGACGCCTGGCTCACGACGGCCGCGACGGGACCCGAGGCCGCCGCGGAGGCGGAGCGGCTGCTCGCCGAGTGGCGCGACCGCCTGGCCACGCTCTCGGAGCGCGAGCCGGGCGTCCCGCCGGGAATCTCGCGCCGGGAGCGCACGCCCACACAGGCGGGCTGGCGCGAGCAGGTGTCGGCCGCCCTCTCCAGCGTCGACTGCGGCGACCTCCAGAAGGTCGTCCTCGCACAGAGTCTCAAGGTCGCGCTGGAGGCCGACCTGTCGGTCCCCGACGTGATGGCGCGGCTGTCCCGGACCTACCCGGACTGCTACCGGTTCATGCTGTCGCCCGAGGCCGGCGGCACCTTCTTCGGGGCCACGCCGGAGCGGCTGGTGTCGGTCCGCGGACGGACGGTTCGGACGGAGGCGCTCGCCGGCTCGACGGGCCGGGGCGACACGCCCGCCGAGGACGAGTGGCTCGCCGCCGAACTCTTGGACAGCGAGAAGGACCGCCACGAGCAGAAGCTCGTCGCCGACGCGATACGCGACCAGCTGGAGCCGTTCGCCTCGACGGTCCGCATCGGCGACCGGACGATCCGCCGGCTCGCCACGGTCCAGCACCTCCGGACGTCGATTACGGCCGAACTCGACGACGACGAGCACGTCCTCTCGCTGGTCGAGGCGCTCCACCCGACCCCGGCCGTCGGCGGCCTGCCGCCGGACGCGGCGCTTCGGACCATCCGCGAGACGGAGGCGTTCGACCGCGGGTGGTACGCAGCCCCTATCGGCTGGGTCGACGCGGCCGGCAACGGGACCTTCGCCGTCGGCATCCGCTCGGCCGTCGCCACGGAGCGGGAGGCGACCCTCTTCGCGGGCGCGGGCATCGTCGCGGACAGCGACCCCGACCGCGAGTGGGACGAGGTCCAGCTCAAGTACCGGCCGATTCTGGACGAACTGGAATGA
- a CDS encoding ribbon-helix-helix domain-containing protein — MPKVEINIPEHLEMQIAQLVEKGEFLNREEAIEDLLSTGLKAYKTSGPQDEDEEPGFEEDGMMGHDDEYVF; from the coding sequence ATGCCCAAGGTAGAGATCAATATCCCGGAACACCTGGAGATGCAGATCGCGCAGCTCGTCGAGAAAGGCGAGTTCCTCAACCGCGAGGAAGCCATCGAGGACCTCCTGTCGACCGGGCTCAAGGCGTACAAAACCTCCGGACCACAGGACGAAGACGAGGAGCCAGGGTTCGAAGAAGACGGCATGATGGGTCACGACGACGAGTACGTCTTCTGA